In Oceanispirochaeta sp., the DNA window TATTGACTCCCATGCGGTAAACACCTTTGGTTATTTCGACAGATTTCACCCTAAACTCCTTGACAGTATATATTATTATTTAAATGTTCTTTCAATTATATTTATATTATAGAGGGGAAACAATTCCCTTTACAAGCATTATTCAATCCCCAGTGGCGGTACTGAATCCCCCTCCCGGACTTATCGGGTCCCGGCTGCCTTTCTGAACCGTTCCTCCCGGAGCATCCTGACCAGTTCCCTGTCAAAACAGGAGGAAAAGGCCTTGATTTCTTTCGGACCATAATTCTTCCCTTTATCCTGGCCGATTCCAGCCTCCCTCATCATCTGCATAAAGTCTCTTTGAGACAGGCGCTCACTCACATTGTCTTTAGTGAAGAGATTCCCACGGTCATTCATGACGACCATTTGTTTTTTAACCAGTGCCGAAGCCAGGGGAATGTCTCTTGTCAGAACCAGATCACCGGGCCTGCTGTTCTGAACGATAAAATCATCGGCGCTGTCCGGTGCATCCGATGTGAGGCTCATTGTAATGTAGGATGAATCAGGCAGAGGAAGTGGACTGTTGGCCACATAGTGGAGGGCTATCTTCTCTCTCACACAGCGGGAATTCACAATATCTCGGACCTGTTTGGGGCAGGAATCCCCATCTATCCAGACCGTCATCTGCGGGGAGTCCTGGCCAGAAAGGCGATTCCCGGTCCCTGAATCAGCCTGGATACACCAGGACAGGGCAGAAAACAGGATTCTCCCGGTTTGAGGAGAAGGGAATCATCCCCCTCACTCAGAGTGATATCTCCCAGGAGAACGACCAGTACTGATACCGGATAATCTCCCTCCAGAGTGATTGACCTGTTTCTGCAATCCAGTCTGACCAGTTCAAACTCCCTGGAGGGGGTTTTGTAGACAGCCGAGCCGTCAGATTCTAATTCAGGAAGGATACGCATCGCATCTGCCGATTCAAAGAGAAGAATTTTTTCCAGTTCTTTCAGATCCATAAATTTCCGGGTCAGCCCGCCCCGCAGGACATTGTCGGAATTGGCCATAAGCTCAACACCAAGGCCCTGCAGATAGGCATGGAGTTCTCCGGCGGGGAGATAAAGAGCCTCTCCCGGTTTCAAGCAGAGAGTATTCAGGAAGAGAGGTGAGAGGATACCCGTATCTCCCGGGTACTTATCCTGGAGTTTTAACACCCAGCGGCAGGCATCGTCATTCTGAGTGGAACACCAGTTCAATGCTGCATTCAGCAGTTCTTTGATCTGAGGATCACCCAGATTCATAAGGCTGATAAAAAAGGACTTTAAAAAAGAAGATTCATCAGAGGAAGGGACAGTGAAAAGGACAGATTGAAGGGAGGAGGGGCACCAGGGAGAAAAATAAGACAGAACTTCATCGGGTTTACGAAAACCCTTCATGGCCCAGTAATCTGTAATGGCACAGATGATTTCCGGTTTGTGGTTGTCATCCTTATAATTCCGGTTAAACCCATCTAAAGGGATTCCCAGTTCATTTTCCCGTGCAAATCCAAGCTCTGCCTGGCTTTTGCTGGGGTGAGCCTGTATAGACAGAGGTTCCCCTGCGGCCAGTAATTTAAAAAGATAGGGCAGGACTCCAAAGTCTTCATTGACCTGAGCCCCCAAAAGGGCAGCCGGATTCTGACTGATATATTCTGCCAGACT includes these proteins:
- a CDS encoding DUF188 domain-containing protein → MTVWIDGDSCPKQVRDIVNSRCVREKIALHYVANSPLPLPDSSYITMSLTSDAPDSADDFIVQNSRPGDLVLTRDIPLASALVKKQMVVMNDRGNLFTKDNVSERLSQRDFMQMMREAGIGQDKGKNYGPKEIKAFSSCFDRELVRMLREERFRKAAGTR
- the manA gene encoding mannose-6-phosphate isomerase, class I; this encodes MKNMIQDYPWGSERYLQDLLGLEKTGPLAELWMGVHPRGMSRLVEPGAASQSLAEYISQNPAALLGAQVNEDFGVLPYLFKLLAAGEPLSIQAHPSKSQAELGFARENELGIPLDGFNRNYKDDNHKPEIICAITDYWAMKGFRKPDEVLSYFSPWCPSSLQSVLFTVPSSDESSFLKSFFISLMNLGDPQIKELLNAALNWCSTQNDDACRWVLKLQDKYPGDTGILSPLFLNTLCLKPGEALYLPAGELHAYLQGLGVELMANSDNVLRGGLTRKFMDLKELEKILLFESADAMRILPELESDGSAVYKTPSREFELVRLDCRNRSITLEGDYPVSVLVVLLGDITLSEGDDSLLLKPGESCFLPCPGVSRLIQGPGIAFLARTPRR